The Arachis ipaensis cultivar K30076 chromosome B07, Araip1.1, whole genome shotgun sequence genome includes a window with the following:
- the LOC107609287 gene encoding centromere/kinetochore protein zw10 homolog isoform X1 — MDSIFDAINVRDLLSAHDLSDPTTPLSAPDLRLLIQRLESHSLQIRSKVQSYILSHRDNFESLFSVANDAVSQSQLLSDDLAGVLKLISDQMIDAEVREVVAEIREKREELRVKRELLGLVRTILAANEMLESVREALRNGRFGFAAEGLKELKVALRVSGNVGNGNGGVEDGEPLVYGFLRKEWFQCFDEIQEVLLKLMEKSVRFDEDLNQVEVRYHLQVENLTGVQLQTVLEAMDAVGILEYGLAKVADLMIKHVMNPFVKHGQPLSFIEELNPESAVLKLVPSPDNKHEDVAGELLYSGILLFIKFIYRSICFQNDSWIRCFGRSTWPRIAELIISSFLSKVVPTDASKLPDFQKIVKCTIEFESALKDLKFISASDDNDSRLSKFADDVEVHFAHKKKTEIMSKARNLLLECDFSIPQEYTRKGSIGKNDGASMQSSSHVVDLLFLSERCLVSKAAKQLMELVHQTLQDVCLSSTRVALEFYRAARDAILLYEVVVPVKLERQLDGINQVAVLMHNDCLYLSQEILGLAFEYRTDFPSSLKEHAVFVDLAPRFQLLAEGILQRQVHRVIYNLKEAIDGADGFQNTHQMKEFESAKFSIEQVVFILEKVRIIWEPLLLPSTYRKSMSTVIESVFSRIARDILLLDDMAADETLQLQRLIHLMLENLSPLFNSLAAMDQKSHEFSGESLDNLIPSLSKIRKLSELLDMPLKSITASWENKELISCGFTITEVEDFIKAIFTDSPLRRDCLWKIHNANF, encoded by the exons ATGGACTCGATCTTCGACGCGATCAACGTCCGAGATCTCCTCTCGGCGCACGACCTCTCCGATCCAACAACGCCGCTCTCCGCACCGGATCTCCGCCTCCTCATCCAGCGACTAGAATCGCATTCCCTTCAGATCCGATCCAAGGTCCAATCCTACATCCTCTCCCACCGCGACAACTTCGAGTCACTCTTTTCTGTGGCCAATGACGCCGTTTCCCAGTCCCAGCTTCTCTCCGACGACCTCGCCGGAGTCCTCAAGCTCATCTCCGACCAGATGATCGATGCCGAGGTGCGCGAGGTTGTGGCGGAGATTAGGGAGAAGAGGGAGGAGCTGAGGGTGAAGAGGGAGCTGTTAGGGTTGGTGAGGACAATTCTTGCGGCGAATGAGATGTTGGAGAGTGTTAGGGAAGCGTTAAGGAATGGACGGTTTGGCTTCGCTGCTGAAGGGTTGAAGGAGCTGAAGGTGGCGCTTAGGGTTAGTGGAAATGTTGGTAATGGTAATGGTGGTGTTGAGGATGGAGAGCCATTGGTGTATGGATTTTTGCGGAAGGAATGGTTTCAGTGCTTTGATGAG ATTCAAGAGGTCCTTTTGAAGTTAATGGAAAAGTCTGTGCGATTTGATGAGGACTTGAATCAAGTTGAAGTTAGATATCACTTACAAGTTGAGAATCTGACTGGGGTTCAGCTACAAACAGTTCTGGAGGCAATGGAT GCAGTTGGTATTCTAGAGTATGGGCTTGCTAAAGTTGCTGATTTGATGATCAAGCATGTTATGAATCCATTTGTAAAACATGGGCAACCTCTTTCATTTATAGAGGAACTGAATCCTGAATCAGCTGTACTGAAGCTAGTTCCATCTCCAGATAATAAG CATGAAGATGTTGCTGGGGAATTGCTTTATTCAGGGATTTTGCTGTTTATCAAATTCATTTACAGGAGCATTTGCTTCCAGAATGATTCTTGGATCCGGTGTTTTGGAAGGTCGACATGGCCAAGGATAGCAGAGTTGATAATATCCAGCTTTCTTTCAAAG GTTGTACCAACAGATGCATCAAAACTTCCCGACTTTCAGAAAATCGTCAAATGTACAATTGAATTTGAATCTGCTTTAAAAGACCTTAAGTTCATCTCCGCATCGGATGACAATGATAGCAGACTGAGCAAGTTTGCTGATGATGTTGAGGTTCACTTTGCACACAAGAAAAAGACCGAGATCATGTCAAAGGCTAGAAATCTGCTCCTAGAGTGTGACTTTTCCATACCTCAA GAGTATACAAGGAAGGGTTCCATTGGGAAGAATGATGGAGCTTCTATGCAATCATCCAGCCATGTGGTTGATTTGCTTTTCTTGTCAGAAAGGTGTTTAGTATCCAAAGCAGCCAAACAATTGATGGAGCTAGTTCATCAGACTCTGCAG GATGTTTGTCTGTCATCTACAAGAGTTGCATTGGAATTTTATCGTGCAGCTAGAGATGCTATACTCCTCTATGAGGTTGTTGTCCCTGTCAAG CTAGAGAGGCAGCTAGATGGCATCAATCAAGTAGCTGTTCTGATGCATAATGACTGTCTTTATCTTTCACAAGAGATACTTGGTCTTGCATTTGAG TATCGAACAGACTTTCCAAGCTCCTTGAAAGAGCATGCTGTCTTTGTTGATTTGGCTCCAAGGTTTCAGCTTTTGGCAGAAGGAATACTGCAGAGACAAGTTCATCGTGTTATTTACAACTTGAAGGAG GCCATAGATGGTGCTGATGGATTTCAAAATACCCATCAGATGAAAGAATTTGAGTCAGCTAAATTCAGCATAGAGCAG GTTGTGTTCATCCTGGAGAAAGTACGTATCATATGGGAGCCACTCTTGCTTCCTTCAACTTACCGGAAAAGCATGAGTACAGTCATAGAGTCGGTTTTCTCAAGAATTGCAAGAGATATACTCCTCTTAGATGACATGGCAGCAGATGAGACTTTACAG CTACAAAGACTAATCCATTTAATGCTGGAAAACCTATCACCTTTATTCAACTCCCTGGCCGCCATGGATCAGAAATCGCACGAGTTCTCTGGAGAATCTCTTGATAACCTTATACCATCTTTAAGTAAAATCCGCAAACTATCAG AATTGTTAGATATGCCTTTAAAATCGATTACAGCATCTTGGGAGAATAAAGAACTGATCTCTTGTGGCTTTACGATAACTGAG GTGGAAGATTTCATCAAAGCCATATTTACAGACTCACCTTTAAGAAGAGATTGTTTATGGAAGATACACAATGCTAACTTTTAG
- the LOC107606700 gene encoding transcription termination factor MTEF18, mitochondrial, which produces MILHLNQNRSFLFVKPKLPPPPLQPQTRLRFSLKARTFRVFKSTHIATLNNFSPVESKRVPRHVKIEAQRVLTDYLHSTRGYSFLDAEYISKNCPNFVKSLIANTFVGGNDVDVDVDGVAHSLRKFLRYNPINEFEPFFESIGISPSELQDFLPSGMFFLADDSALVDNFHVLCNYGVPRNRIGEIYKEAKEVFGYPKGFLLEKFREYEELGLSKSFIIKLGVCCPSILVCDHHGEFVVVLDWLKRIGIEDDWIVSYMSYSRTYSWKKMLDAIQLLDEVGYSEEQMHNLFKANPKLLLEGFGKKLRLFLVRSHKLGVKVNVMYSYFMEYPHILLNKCAKNLLRVIDILCAIGMETDEIARILSNYMHLFSTHSFKGPRTVISELKVEKAELLQVIKDDPLKLISMASSSKKKSMANALKVFRGRGDLLQERFDCLVEAGLDYNSVIGMIKRAPTILNQKKDVIKEKIHFATNILGYPLESIVAFPTYFCYDLEKIAQRFSMYAWLKERKVVNPSLTLSTIVSSNDKRFEKYFVDVHPQGPTIWKNIKRLSKKNKNK; this is translated from the exons ATGATTCTTCACCTCAATCAAAATCGCTCCTTTCTCTTCGTAAAACCTAAgctaccaccaccaccattgcAACCACAAACCCGGTTACGTTTTTCCCTCAAAGCTCGAACCTTTCGAGTTTTTAAGTCCACCCATATCGCTACTTTGAATAACTTCTCTCCTGTTGAGTCTAAACGCGTGCCTCGTCATGTGAAAATTGAAGCTCAGCGTGTTCTTACGGATTACTTGCATTCAACACGTGGCTACAGCTTCTTGGATGCTGAGTATATCAGTAAGAATTGCCCCAACTTTGTTAAATCTTTGATTGCAAATACTTTTGTTGGTGGAAATGATGTCGATGTTGATGTTGATGGTGTTGCTCATTCATTGAGGAAGTTTCTAAGGTACAATCCCATTAACGAGTTTGAACCATTCTTTGAGAGCATAGGGATTAGCCCCTCTGAGTTGCAAGATTTTCTACCTAGTGGCATGTTTTTCTTAGCTGATGATTCTGCTTTGGTTGATAATTTCCATGTTCTGTGTAACTATGGTGTCCCTAGGAACAGGATTGGAGAGATTTATAAGGAAGCAAAAGAGGTATTTGGGTACCCTAAGGGGTTCTTGTTGGAGAAATTTAGAGAGTATGAAGAATTAGGGTTGAGTAAATCATTTATCATCAAGCTTGGTGTTTGTTGCCCTTCAATTTTGGTTTGTGATCATCATGGTGAATTTGTGGTTGTTCTTGATTGGTTAAAGAGAATTGGGATTGAAGATGATTGGATTGTGAGTTACATGTCTTATTCAAGGACATATAGTTGGAAGAAAATGCTTGATGCTATTCAACTTCTTGATGAAGTTGGTTATTCTGAGGAACAAATGCACAATTTGTTCAAGGCAAATCCTAAATTGTTATTGGAAGGTTTTGGGAAGAAGCTACGCTTGTTTTTGGTTAGATCACATAAGTTAGGTGTTAAGGTGAATGTTATGTATTCATATTTTATGGAATATCCTCATATACTATTAAACAAGTGTGCAAAAAATTTGTTGAGAGTGATTGATATTCTGTGTGCTATTGGAATGGAAACAGATGAAATTGCACGAATTTTGTCTAATTACATGCATCTATTCAGCACACATTCCTTCAAAGGTCCGAGAACTGTTATCTCGGAGTTGAAAGTTGAGAAAGCCGAATTACTCCAAGTCATAAAGGACGATCCACTGAAACTTATAAGTATGGCTTCAAGTTCGAAAAAGAAGAGC ATGGCGAATGCATTAAAAGTGTTCCGAGGGAGAGGTGATCTATTACAGGAGAGGTTTGATTGTTTGGTAGAAGCAGGTTTGGACTATAACAGTGTGATTGGAATGATAAAAAGAGCTCCTACGATTCTGAACCAAAAGAAagatgtaattaaagagaagattCATTTTGCCACAAACATCTTAGGCTATCCCTTAGAAAGCATTGTGGCATTCCCAACATACTTTTGCTATGATTTGGAgaagattgctcagaggttttcaATGTATGCATGGTTGAAGGAGAGGAAGGTAGTGAATCCTTCCTTAACCTTGAGTACCATAGTTTCATCCAATGATAAAcggtttgaaaaatattttgtagATGTGCATCCTCAAGGTCCAACCATTTGGAAAAATATAAAGAGGTTatcaaagaaaaacaagaacaagtag
- the LOC107609287 gene encoding centromere/kinetochore protein zw10 homolog isoform X2: MDSIFDAINVRDLLSAHDLSDPTTPLSAPDLRLLIQRLESHSLQIRSKVQSYILSHRDNFESLFSVANDAVSQSQLLSDDLAGVLKLISDQMIDAEVREVVAEIREKREELRVKRELLGLVRTILAANEMLESVREALRNGRFGFAAEGLKELKVALRVSGNVGNGNGGVEDGEPLVYGFLRKEWFQCFDEIQEVLLKLMEKSVRFDEDLNQVEVRYHLQVENLTGVQLQTVLEAMDHEDVAGELLYSGILLFIKFIYRSICFQNDSWIRCFGRSTWPRIAELIISSFLSKVVPTDASKLPDFQKIVKCTIEFESALKDLKFISASDDNDSRLSKFADDVEVHFAHKKKTEIMSKARNLLLECDFSIPQEYTRKGSIGKNDGASMQSSSHVVDLLFLSERCLVSKAAKQLMELVHQTLQDVCLSSTRVALEFYRAARDAILLYEVVVPVKLERQLDGINQVAVLMHNDCLYLSQEILGLAFEYRTDFPSSLKEHAVFVDLAPRFQLLAEGILQRQVHRVIYNLKEAIDGADGFQNTHQMKEFESAKFSIEQVVFILEKVRIIWEPLLLPSTYRKSMSTVIESVFSRIARDILLLDDMAADETLQLQRLIHLMLENLSPLFNSLAAMDQKSHEFSGESLDNLIPSLSKIRKLSELLDMPLKSITASWENKELISCGFTITEVEDFIKAIFTDSPLRRDCLWKIHNANF, from the exons ATGGACTCGATCTTCGACGCGATCAACGTCCGAGATCTCCTCTCGGCGCACGACCTCTCCGATCCAACAACGCCGCTCTCCGCACCGGATCTCCGCCTCCTCATCCAGCGACTAGAATCGCATTCCCTTCAGATCCGATCCAAGGTCCAATCCTACATCCTCTCCCACCGCGACAACTTCGAGTCACTCTTTTCTGTGGCCAATGACGCCGTTTCCCAGTCCCAGCTTCTCTCCGACGACCTCGCCGGAGTCCTCAAGCTCATCTCCGACCAGATGATCGATGCCGAGGTGCGCGAGGTTGTGGCGGAGATTAGGGAGAAGAGGGAGGAGCTGAGGGTGAAGAGGGAGCTGTTAGGGTTGGTGAGGACAATTCTTGCGGCGAATGAGATGTTGGAGAGTGTTAGGGAAGCGTTAAGGAATGGACGGTTTGGCTTCGCTGCTGAAGGGTTGAAGGAGCTGAAGGTGGCGCTTAGGGTTAGTGGAAATGTTGGTAATGGTAATGGTGGTGTTGAGGATGGAGAGCCATTGGTGTATGGATTTTTGCGGAAGGAATGGTTTCAGTGCTTTGATGAG ATTCAAGAGGTCCTTTTGAAGTTAATGGAAAAGTCTGTGCGATTTGATGAGGACTTGAATCAAGTTGAAGTTAGATATCACTTACAAGTTGAGAATCTGACTGGGGTTCAGCTACAAACAGTTCTGGAGGCAATGGAT CATGAAGATGTTGCTGGGGAATTGCTTTATTCAGGGATTTTGCTGTTTATCAAATTCATTTACAGGAGCATTTGCTTCCAGAATGATTCTTGGATCCGGTGTTTTGGAAGGTCGACATGGCCAAGGATAGCAGAGTTGATAATATCCAGCTTTCTTTCAAAG GTTGTACCAACAGATGCATCAAAACTTCCCGACTTTCAGAAAATCGTCAAATGTACAATTGAATTTGAATCTGCTTTAAAAGACCTTAAGTTCATCTCCGCATCGGATGACAATGATAGCAGACTGAGCAAGTTTGCTGATGATGTTGAGGTTCACTTTGCACACAAGAAAAAGACCGAGATCATGTCAAAGGCTAGAAATCTGCTCCTAGAGTGTGACTTTTCCATACCTCAA GAGTATACAAGGAAGGGTTCCATTGGGAAGAATGATGGAGCTTCTATGCAATCATCCAGCCATGTGGTTGATTTGCTTTTCTTGTCAGAAAGGTGTTTAGTATCCAAAGCAGCCAAACAATTGATGGAGCTAGTTCATCAGACTCTGCAG GATGTTTGTCTGTCATCTACAAGAGTTGCATTGGAATTTTATCGTGCAGCTAGAGATGCTATACTCCTCTATGAGGTTGTTGTCCCTGTCAAG CTAGAGAGGCAGCTAGATGGCATCAATCAAGTAGCTGTTCTGATGCATAATGACTGTCTTTATCTTTCACAAGAGATACTTGGTCTTGCATTTGAG TATCGAACAGACTTTCCAAGCTCCTTGAAAGAGCATGCTGTCTTTGTTGATTTGGCTCCAAGGTTTCAGCTTTTGGCAGAAGGAATACTGCAGAGACAAGTTCATCGTGTTATTTACAACTTGAAGGAG GCCATAGATGGTGCTGATGGATTTCAAAATACCCATCAGATGAAAGAATTTGAGTCAGCTAAATTCAGCATAGAGCAG GTTGTGTTCATCCTGGAGAAAGTACGTATCATATGGGAGCCACTCTTGCTTCCTTCAACTTACCGGAAAAGCATGAGTACAGTCATAGAGTCGGTTTTCTCAAGAATTGCAAGAGATATACTCCTCTTAGATGACATGGCAGCAGATGAGACTTTACAG CTACAAAGACTAATCCATTTAATGCTGGAAAACCTATCACCTTTATTCAACTCCCTGGCCGCCATGGATCAGAAATCGCACGAGTTCTCTGGAGAATCTCTTGATAACCTTATACCATCTTTAAGTAAAATCCGCAAACTATCAG AATTGTTAGATATGCCTTTAAAATCGATTACAGCATCTTGGGAGAATAAAGAACTGATCTCTTGTGGCTTTACGATAACTGAG GTGGAAGATTTCATCAAAGCCATATTTACAGACTCACCTTTAAGAAGAGATTGTTTATGGAAGATACACAATGCTAACTTTTAG
- the LOC107609814 gene encoding triacylglycerol lipase 2 isoform X1 has product MLMSVFGRLMLLENSMANKISFPIVIIILVILFWGSAIAGGRRLYPLRTQSSDITALPSFSTEGICSSLVKTQGYACEEHLVTTVDGYVLSVPRIPVGRSRGPRGNRPPVLLQHGLFMDGITWLLLPPSQSLAFLLADNGFDVWIANTRGTKYSRQHISLPTNSSDYWNWSWDELVAYDLPATFQYVHDQTGQKLHYIGHSQGTLIALAALSKDQLLNMLRSAALLSPIAYVSQMTSPLAKNAADNFFAEYLYKLGIFEFSLRGDAVIQFLKDMCKKPGIDCTNLLTTFTGPNCCLSPSIVNIFLDHEPQSTATKNMIHLSQMIRQGTIAMFDYMNIDENTRHYGRPTPPVYDMTRIPNSLPLYLSYGGADALSDVKDVQRLLETLDDHDGDKLVVQYRNDYAHADYVMGENAKRDIYEPLISFFKLQ; this is encoded by the exons ATGTTAATGTCTGTATTTGGAAGATTAATGTTACTAGAAAACAGCATGGCCAACAAGATTTCATTCCCAATAGTAATAATAATCCTTGTGATTCTCTTTTGGGGTTCAGCAATTGCAGGTGGAAGAAGATTGTATCCACTCAGAACTCAAAGTAGTGATATTACTGCATTGCCATCATTCTCCACTGAAGGTATTTGCTCATCACTGGTGAAGACTCAAGGATATGCTTGTGAAGAACACTTG GTGACAACTGTGGATGGTTATGTTCTCAGTGTGCCGAGAATTCCGGTGGGGCGGTCACGGGGCCCACGGGGCAATAGGCCACCGGTTCTGCTACAGCATGGTTTATTCATG GATGGCATAACGTGGTTATTGCTACCTCCAAGCCAATCTCTGGCATTCCTTTTGGCAGATAATGGTTTCGATGTTTGGATTGCTAACACGCGTGGCACGAAGTATAGCCGGCAACATATATCGTTACCTACTAACAGCTCA GATTATTGGAATTGGTCATGGGATGAATTAGTTGCATATGATCTTCCAGCAACATTCCAGTATGTGCATGATCAAACTGGACAGAAGCTGCACTATATCGGTCACTCGCAG GGAACTTTGATTGCACTGGCTGCTTTATCCAAAGATCAGTTGCTGAATATGCTAAGATCAGCCGCCTTACTTAGTCCGATCGCATACGTTAGCCAGATGACCTCGCCACTCGCTAAAAATGCAGCTGACAACTTCTTTGCTGAG TACTTGTacaaacttgggatctttgaatTCAGCCTGAGAGG GGATGCTGTAATACAGTTTCTTAAGGACATGTGCAAAAAACCAGGCATTGATTGCACTAACTTGTTGACCACTTTCACAG GCCCTAACTGCTGCCTAAGCCCATCAATTGTCAATATATTTTTGGATCATGAGCCTCAGTCAACAGCAACAAAGAACATGATTCATCTATCTCAGA TGATCAGACAAGGAACAATAGCAATGTTTGATTACATGAACATAGATGAGAATACAAGACATTATGGACGGCCGACTCCTCCGGTGTATGACATGACCAGAATTCCAAACAGCCTTCCTCTCTACCTGAGTTACGGCGGCGCTGACGCTCTTTCCGATGTCAAAGATGTGCAGCGGCTATTAGAAACTCTTGATGATCATGATGGAGATAAGCTTGTAGTACAATATAGAAATGATTATGCACATGCAGATTATGTTATGGGAGAAAATGCTAAGCGAGATATATATGAACCTCTCATATCTTTCTTTAAGCTTCAATGA
- the LOC107609266 gene encoding protein disulfide isomerase-like 2-3 produces the protein MTKFQSFVFVVVSALVLIFQSCPFADALYGPSSPVVQLNPSNFKSKVLNSNGVVLVEFFAPWCGHCQALTPTWEKAANVLKGVATVAALDANAHQSLAQEYGIKGFPTIKVFAPGKPPVDYQGARDVKPIAEFALKQVKQLLKDRLDGKSTGGSSEKKEETNASVELNSRNFDELVIKSKELWIVEFFAPWCGHCKRLAPEWKKAANNLKGKVNLGHVDCDAEKSLMSRFKVQGFPTILVFGADKDSPAPYEGARTAAAIESFALEQLETNVAPPEVTELHGPDVMEEKCGSAAICFVAFLPDILDSKAEGRNRYIQQLLSVAEKFKRSPYSYVWAAAGKQPDLEKHVGVGGYGYPALVALNLKKAVYAPLKSAYEHDHIVEFVKEAGQGGKGNLPLGGTPTIVKTEPWDGKDGEIMEEDEFSLEELMGEDSSNKDEL, from the exons ATGACAAAGTTTCAATCTTTCGTTTTTGTTGTTGTTTCTGCGCTGGTTTTAATCTTCCAATCATGCCCTTTTGCTGATGCACTCTATGGGCCATCATCACCTGTGGTTCAGCTCAATCCATCAAACTTCAAGTCCAAG GTTCTTAATTCAAATGGAGTTGTTCTAGTTGAATTCTTTGCTCCTTGGTGTGGCCATTGTCAAGCTCTAACTCCTACATGGGAGAAGGCAGCTAATGTGTTAAAGGGTGTAGCTACTGTGGCAGCACTTGATGCTAATGCTCACCAATCTCTCGCTCAG GAATATGGGATTAAAGGATTTCCAACCATAAAGGTGTTTGCACCTGGAAAGCCTCCAGTCGATTACCAAGGAGCAAGAGATGTCAAACCAATCGCAGAGTTTGCACTTAAACAG GTAAAGCAACTTTTGAAAGATCGGTTGGATGGAAAGTCAACAGGAGGATCAagtgaaaagaaagaagaaaccaaCGCTTCAGTAGAATTGAACTCCCGCAACTTCGACGAATTGGTTATCAAAAGTAAAGAACTTTGGATTGTGGAGTTTTTTGCACCTTG GTGTGGCCACTGCAAAAGATTGGCTCCTGAGTGGAAGAAGGCGGCCAATAACCTCAAGGGGAAGGTTAACTTGGGTCATGTTGACTGTGATGCCGAGAAG TCCCTAATGAGCAGGTTCAAAGTTCAAGGGTTCCCAACTATCTTGGTATTTGGTGCTGATAAAGATAGTCCAGCCCCTTATGAGGGTGCAAGAACTGCTGCAGCCATCGAATCGTTTGCCCTAGAGCAGCTAGAAACAAATGTTGCTCCCCCAGAAGTGACGGAGCTACATGGTCCA GATGTTATGGAAGAGAAATGTGGTTCTGCCGCAATCTGTTTTGTCGCCTTCCTTCCCGACATCTTGGATTCCAAGGCAGAGGGAAGAAACAGATACATTCAACAGCTATTATCAGTTGCGGAAAAATTCAAAAGGAGCCCCTACAG CTATGTGTGGGCAGCTGCTGGTAAGCAGCCAGATCTTGAGAAGCATGTCGGCGTTGGCGGCTATGGTTATCCAGCCTTGGTGGCCCTCAACCTCAAGAAAGCTGTATATGCTCCTCTCAAGAGCGCTTATGAGCATGACCACATTGT TGAATTCGTGAAAGAAGCCGGCCAAGGCGGCAAAGGCAATTTGCCACTTGGAGGCACCCCAACCATTGTAAAAACAGAACCATGGGATGGGAAAGATGGAGAGATAATGGAGGAGGATGAATTTTCACTTGAGGAGCTCATGGGGGAAGATTCCTCAAACAAGGATGAACTGTGA